DNA sequence from the Aneurinibacillus sp. REN35 genome:
TTGGTAAAACCACCCTTTCCATGATTATTGCCAATGAATTGGAGGTTAATCTGCGCACAACATCCGGCCCTGCCATTGAGCGACCGGGAGATCTTGCGGCGATCCTAACCGCACTCGCGCCGGGAGATGTATTGTTTATTGACGAGATTCATCGCCTTCCGCGTAGTGTGGAAGAGGTGCTGTATCCGGCGATGGAGGACTTCGCGCTTGATATTGTAATCGGCAAAGGACCAGGTGCTAAATCAGTTCGGCTTGATCTGCCCCCGTTTACACTGGTGGGTGCGACAACGCGAGCCGGGATGCTGTCCGCCCCGCTGCGTGACCGTTTTGGTGTGGTGAGCAGGCTTGAATATTATACGACAGATCAGCTAACGTATATCGTGATGCGGGCGGCCGAACTGTTCGACGTTGAGATCCGGGGCGAAGGGGCCGAGGAGATTGCACGCCGTTCTCGCGGTACCCCACGGATTGCAAATCGCCTGTTGAAGCGTGTGCGGGACTTTGCCCAGGTTCGGGGAGACGGTGTGATTACAGGAGAGCTAGCCTGTGAAGCCCTAGAGCGGATTCAAGTTGACCGCATGGGATTAGACGAGATTGATCATAAGCTGCTGCTCTCTATTATGGACACATTTGCAGGTGGACCGGTTGGACTCGATACACTGTCAGCTACTGTTAGTGAAGAAGCCACGACGATTGAGGATGTATGTGAGCCGTATTTAATGCAGATTGGATTTCTGCAGCGTACGCCGCGCGGCCGTGTCGTCACACCCCATGCATATCATTATTTCGGTAGGGAGGTGCCTGGCACATGAATCCGGTAGCGAAGATGCTTATTATTGGCGGCGTCATCCTTGTGGTGATCGGTCTGATCTGGCAGGTAGGTGGACGCTTCTTGAATCTGGGACGCCTGCCGGGGGATATTGTCGTGGAGAAGGAGAATTTCCGCTTTTACTTTCCTTTAATGACAAGTATTATCGTAAGTGTTGTGCTTTCGCTTTTATTCTACTTGTTCCGTTTTTTTCGCTAACAGTGTAGAGCCTGGGGGGTGGAACGATACCTCCTGGGTTTTTTTGTAGCAATTGAAAAGGTAGATAGTGTACATATGAAGAAGGAGAATGACCATGGAAAAAAAACAAAGCCTGTTCGGTCAACAAACTTGGCGGATCATCGATCAGACAAAAACACACCCATCCTTTCACGCCTTATATTCTTTTGCGATGGACGATACCTTATGTACATCGGTCCATATGAAGAAAAGCCCGGCTGTGCTGCGCGCCTGGGTGCACCATCATAACGTCGTTCTGGGCAATGTTGATTACAGGCTGACACGGATCGAGGACGGACTTGCCTATTTGCAAGAGCGTGGATACGTACCTATTGTGCGGAATTCTGGTGGCGCGGCAGTTGTGCTTGATGAAGGTGTATTGAATCTCTCGCTTATTCTGCCTACAGAGGATGCGTTTACAGATATTCATGCGGGATATCGGGCGATGGTGGAATTTATTGAGCGTATGCTTGCTCCATACGGTGTAAAGGTAGAAACCGGTGAAGTAGTGGGGTCATACTGTCCGGGTGATTTTGATGTCGCCATTGGCGGTCGTAAATTCGGCGGGTTGGCCCAGCGCAGACGTCGTGGGGCCGTGGCGGTACAGGCTTTTCTTCTGGTGGAGGGGAGCGGGAGTGGCCGTGCTGCGCTCGTGCGGGACTTTTATGATAGAGCCGCCCGGCCAGGGGATCAGTATCCTGACGTGAACTCTGTAACAGTCGCTTCGTTATCGGAACTGCTTGGTCTCTCTCTTTCCGTACAGGATTTGTTTCTCCGTGCTGTGGATGTGATCAGAGCA
Encoded proteins:
- the ruvB gene encoding Holliday junction branch migration DNA helicase RuvB, whose protein sequence is MEERMISGHAHDMEEYNMEFSLRPRYLAEYIGQDQIKENLKIFIEAAKLRGEALDHVLLYGPPGLGKTTLSMIIANELEVNLRTTSGPAIERPGDLAAILTALAPGDVLFIDEIHRLPRSVEEVLYPAMEDFALDIVIGKGPGAKSVRLDLPPFTLVGATTRAGMLSAPLRDRFGVVSRLEYYTTDQLTYIVMRAAELFDVEIRGEGAEEIARRSRGTPRIANRLLKRVRDFAQVRGDGVITGELACEALERIQVDRMGLDEIDHKLLLSIMDTFAGGPVGLDTLSATVSEEATTIEDVCEPYLMQIGFLQRTPRGRVVTPHAYHYFGREVPGT
- a CDS encoding DUF2905 domain-containing protein; protein product: MNPVAKMLIIGGVILVVIGLIWQVGGRFLNLGRLPGDIVVEKENFRFYFPLMTSIIVSVVLSLLFYLFRFFR
- a CDS encoding lipoate--protein ligase family protein produces the protein MEKKQSLFGQQTWRIIDQTKTHPSFHALYSFAMDDTLCTSVHMKKSPAVLRAWVHHHNVVLGNVDYRLTRIEDGLAYLQERGYVPIVRNSGGAAVVLDEGVLNLSLILPTEDAFTDIHAGYRAMVEFIERMLAPYGVKVETGEVVGSYCPGDFDVAIGGRKFGGLAQRRRRGAVAVQAFLLVEGSGSGRAALVRDFYDRAARPGDQYPDVNSVTVASLSELLGLSLSVQDLFLRAVDVIRADAEQIEFSQLLPEETEEFAANTAGMETRNPHLHM